One Deinococcus betulae DNA segment encodes these proteins:
- a CDS encoding ABC transporter substrate-binding protein, which produces MRTRLTLTVLLACTCTALADVRVGVIVSSTGPAASLGIPERNTVALLPQTIGGQKVVYTILDDASDTTAAVTNTRKLIQENKVDLIIGTTTTPASLAMIDVVAEAKVPLISLAASEGIIKPVDAKRQWVFKTPQTDALMAAAIVQHMQQNKIKTVGYIGFNDAYGEGWLAELKRSAAARGIRVVAEERYGRSDTSVTGQILKIVAARPDAVLIGASGVPAVLPQKTLNDRGYSGKIYQTHGVANADFLRVGGKDVEGAILPAGPVLVADQLPDSSPSKRVGLNYMSLYESRYGKDSVSTFGAHMWDAGLLMQKAIPVALKRAKPGTAEFRDALRDALEATRNVIGSHGIFNLSATDHLGLDARSRVMVQVVNGTWKLLK; this is translated from the coding sequence ATGCGAACCCGCCTGACCCTGACTGTCCTTCTTGCCTGCACCTGCACCGCCCTGGCCGACGTGCGGGTGGGCGTCATTGTGTCCTCGACCGGCCCGGCGGCCAGCCTGGGCATTCCCGAGCGCAACACCGTGGCCCTGCTGCCCCAGACCATCGGCGGACAGAAGGTTGTGTACACCATCCTCGACGACGCCTCTGACACCACGGCGGCCGTGACCAACACCCGCAAACTCATCCAGGAGAACAAGGTGGACCTGATTATCGGGACCACCACCACGCCCGCCTCGCTGGCCATGATTGACGTGGTGGCCGAGGCGAAGGTGCCTCTGATCAGTCTGGCCGCCAGCGAGGGCATCATCAAGCCTGTGGACGCCAAGCGGCAGTGGGTGTTCAAGACCCCCCAGACCGACGCCCTGATGGCGGCGGCCATCGTCCAGCATATGCAGCAGAACAAGATTAAAACGGTGGGTTACATCGGCTTTAACGACGCCTACGGCGAAGGCTGGCTGGCCGAACTGAAACGCAGCGCGGCGGCGCGCGGCATTCGCGTGGTGGCCGAGGAACGCTACGGGCGCAGCGACACTAGTGTGACCGGCCAGATTCTGAAAATCGTGGCGGCCCGCCCCGACGCGGTGTTGATTGGCGCTTCTGGCGTGCCGGCCGTGCTGCCCCAAAAAACCCTGAATGACCGAGGCTACAGCGGCAAGATTTACCAGACGCACGGGGTCGCCAACGCCGACTTTCTGCGGGTAGGCGGCAAGGATGTCGAGGGCGCCATTCTGCCCGCCGGCCCGGTGCTGGTGGCAGACCAGCTGCCCGACAGTAGCCCCAGCAAGCGCGTGGGCCTGAATTACATGTCGCTGTACGAAAGCCGCTACGGCAAAGACAGCGTGTCCACATTTGGTGCTCACATGTGGGACGCCGGCCTGCTGATGCAAAAAGCCATTCCGGTGGCCCTCAAGCGGGCCAAGCCCGGCACCGCCGAATTTCGTGACGCCCTGCGGGACGCCCTGGAAGCCACCCGCAACGTGATCGGGTCGCACGGCATCTTCAACCTTTCGGCGACTGACCATCTGGGCCTGGACGCCCGCAGCCGCGTCATGGTGCAGGTCGTGAACGGCACCTGGAAACTGCTGAAATAG
- a CDS encoding SIS domain-containing protein, translated as MTEAKPTVRRDDVTLPPAEPVMLREAREAPEVVARQAADADVARVARQIADFGPSFVVTLARGSSDHAATTLRYGLETHLRLPVVSAAPSVAGVYHADVSYRGALVLAISQSGGSPDLVETLAQARRGGALTCALVNTPGSPLAHAADLVLPLHAGEERAVAATKSYLAALTLGARLLHAWRPDDHLGAALDGLPGALRAVLAQEDRARQAALRLTGDQPTLVLGRGLHSGVAAEAALKLQETAGVAALAFSTAEFAHGPARLAEPGTPALFFQGRDATAPFTAASLETLRGYGAKVTLIGDNAAGQAADLPTQPTGHPLTDPAVSALAAQLLIAHAAVARGENPDAPPRLAKVTRTV; from the coding sequence ATGACTGAGGCCAAGCCCACTGTCCGCCGGGACGACGTGACCCTGCCCCCTGCCGAGCCTGTGATGCTGCGCGAGGCCAGAGAAGCCCCCGAGGTGGTGGCCCGCCAGGCCGCCGACGCGGATGTGGCCCGCGTGGCCCGGCAGATTGCCGACTTTGGCCCCTCCTTTGTGGTGACGCTGGCACGCGGCTCGTCAGACCACGCCGCAACCACGCTGCGCTACGGCCTGGAGACACATCTGCGTCTGCCCGTGGTCAGCGCGGCGCCCAGTGTGGCCGGGGTGTACCACGCCGACGTGAGTTACCGGGGCGCGCTGGTGCTGGCCATCAGCCAGTCAGGCGGCAGCCCCGATCTGGTCGAAACGCTGGCCCAGGCCCGCCGGGGCGGCGCCCTGACCTGCGCGCTGGTGAATACGCCTGGCAGCCCGCTGGCCCACGCCGCCGACCTCGTGCTGCCGCTGCACGCCGGCGAGGAACGTGCGGTGGCCGCCACGAAAAGCTATCTGGCCGCCCTGACGCTGGGCGCGCGCCTGCTGCACGCCTGGCGCCCCGACGATCACCTGGGCGCGGCGCTGGACGGCCTGCCTGGGGCGCTGCGGGCCGTGCTGGCGCAGGAGGACCGGGCGCGGCAGGCGGCCCTGCGGCTGACGGGCGATCAGCCCACCCTGGTGCTGGGGCGCGGGCTGCACAGCGGCGTGGCCGCCGAAGCCGCGCTGAAGTTGCAGGAGACAGCGGGCGTGGCGGCCCTGGCCTTCTCGACCGCCGAGTTTGCCCACGGACCCGCCCGGCTGGCCGAACCCGGCACGCCGGCGCTGTTCTTTCAGGGCCGCGACGCCACCGCGCCGTTCACGGCGGCCAGCCTGGAGACGCTGCGCGGCTACGGCGCCAAGGTCACCCTGATTGGCGACAATGCCGCCGGGCAGGCCGCCGACCTGCCCACCCAGCCCACCGGCCACCCCCTGACGGACCCGGCAGTCTCGGCGCTGGCCGCGCAGCTGCTGATCGCCCACGCCGCTGTCGCACGCGGCGAGAACCCCGATGCCCCGCCCCGCCTGGCGAAAGTGACGCGCACGGTATGA
- a CDS encoding glycoside hydrolase family 3 N-terminal domain-containing protein: MTHPARTLMVDLPGPTLTPDLARWLRALNPGGVCLFARNITTPEATAQLVADIRDALERGALVATDQEGGAVLRRLDGPQPPTPQGLGVLDDPQAAFEAGALAARGLLELGINWNYAPSLDVNIDPLNPVIGERSFGTDPARVAALGVAWALGSESAGVLSAVKHFPGHGDTRVDSHLALPVVNKSRAALEACEWVPFRAAVQAGVGSVMTAHILYPALDPERPATLSPALLDGLLRQEWGYSGIVVTDAMDMKAVADRYPAGQGAALALTAGADAVLVCGHGDQSLHDLHARALERALQGGTLSAQRVEAAVTRLSQAEARFPGARRLISAAQRQQDEAATLRWATGALERQGPLPTLDPAAPVLLFAPAESELGGPYGDFLSGEALAAALRPALPHLQSAVIEDAEATAALLARFPSAPALLATTGRWGIPDTTVALAARLATRRAPAVHLALWSPDAAAQLPLPALVTHGFRRAHLQAAVDALLGSGQTAPV; the protein is encoded by the coding sequence ATGACCCACCCAGCCCGTACGCTCATGGTGGACCTCCCCGGCCCCACCCTCACCCCGGACCTGGCCCGCTGGCTGCGCGCCCTGAACCCCGGCGGCGTGTGCCTGTTTGCCCGCAACATCACCACGCCAGAAGCCACCGCGCAGCTGGTAGCAGACATCCGGGACGCGCTGGAACGGGGCGCCCTGGTGGCCACCGACCAGGAGGGCGGCGCGGTGCTGCGCCGCCTGGACGGCCCGCAGCCGCCCACGCCGCAGGGGCTGGGGGTGCTGGACGATCCCCAGGCCGCCTTTGAGGCGGGGGCGCTGGCAGCGCGGGGCCTGCTAGAACTGGGCATCAACTGGAATTACGCCCCCAGCCTGGACGTGAACATTGACCCACTGAACCCAGTGATCGGCGAGCGTTCCTTCGGCACTGACCCGGCGCGGGTAGCGGCCCTGGGCGTGGCCTGGGCGCTGGGCAGCGAATCGGCAGGTGTCCTCAGTGCCGTTAAGCATTTTCCAGGGCACGGCGATACGCGCGTGGACAGCCACCTGGCCCTGCCCGTGGTGAACAAGAGCCGCGCGGCGCTGGAGGCCTGCGAGTGGGTGCCGTTCCGGGCGGCGGTGCAGGCGGGGGTGGGCAGCGTGATGACCGCGCATATCCTGTATCCCGCCCTGGACCCGGAGCGCCCAGCGACCCTCTCGCCGGCCCTGCTGGACGGCCTGCTGCGTCAGGAATGGGGCTACAGCGGCATCGTCGTGACGGACGCGATGGACATGAAAGCCGTGGCCGACCGTTACCCAGCCGGGCAGGGCGCCGCTCTGGCGCTGACGGCCGGCGCCGACGCCGTGCTGGTGTGCGGGCACGGCGACCAGAGCCTGCACGACCTTCACGCGCGCGCACTGGAACGGGCCTTACAAGGAGGCACCCTGAGCGCACAGCGCGTGGAAGCCGCCGTCACGCGTCTGAGTCAGGCAGAGGCGCGCTTTCCGGGTGCGCGGCGCCTGATCAGCGCCGCGCAGCGCCAGCAGGATGAAGCCGCCACCCTGCGGTGGGCGACGGGCGCCCTAGAACGCCAGGGGCCGCTGCCCACCCTTGACCCGGCGGCGCCCGTTCTGCTGTTTGCGCCCGCCGAGAGTGAGCTGGGCGGTCCCTACGGCGATTTTCTGAGCGGCGAGGCGCTGGCAGCGGCGCTGCGCCCAGCGTTGCCCCATCTTCAAAGTGCGGTCATTGAGGATGCAGAGGCCACGGCGGCTCTGCTCGCCCGCTTTCCCAGCGCCCCGGCCCTGCTGGCCACCACTGGCCGCTGGGGGATACCGGACACCACCGTGGCCCTGGCGGCACGCCTGGCCACCCGCCGCGCCCCGGCGGTTCACCTGGCCCTGTGGTCGCCCGACGCCGCGGCGCAGCTGCCTTTGCCTGCATTGGTCACGCACGGATTCCGGCGGGCGCACTTGCAGGCGGCGGTGGACGCCCTGCTGGGCTCAGGGCAGACTGCGCCGGTCTAG